The following is a genomic window from Prevotella nigrescens.
ACGAAGGTCATACCTCCCATTTTGCGTGAGCGCTGAACCCAACCCGCAAGCACCACTTCCTTACCAGCATCTGTCAGGCGAAGTTCACCACAAGTCTTAGTCCGATACATATTTTCTTTCTTTTTTATTGTTTATTTTTGCAAAGATACAAACTTTTACTGAAAGCAGACTAAACGGCAAGAGGAAAATTTCTGCCTTTTTATTTGCCCCATATTCGTTTTGTTTTATAATGTTCTACAGCTTATCTTAAATTGCGCCCGTGGCAATTCTTGAATTTCTTTCCGCTACCACAAGGACACGGGTCGTTTGGGCGTGGCATCTTCTCTGCCGTATAGGGAGTACGACGCTGCTGTTGTGCTGTCTCACGAGTGTCTTGGCGAGCTGCAGCCTGCTGATTTTGGTCAATCAAATCGTCCTTCTTCTCGTCGTAACGCTGGCTTCGCTGTTCCGGAGCAGCCTCCTGAATTTCATCGGCAGGCTGCATTTCAGGAATTTGTCCACGCATCAGAACGCTTGCTGTGCGGTTGTTCATATCGTTAATCATATTGTCCCAAAGCTTCACACTCTCAAGTTTGAAAATGAGCAATGGGTCTTTCTGCTCGTATGAAGCATTCTGCACGGAGTGGCGCAGTTCGTCAAGCTGACGCAAGTTCTCCTTCCAGTCGTCGTCGATGAGATGCAGGAGAATGACTTTCTCGAACTGGCGAACCACCGATTTAGCTTCCGTGTCGTAGGCTTCCTTCAAGTTACAAGGGATATTGTAGACACGCTTGCCGTCGGTAATTGGCACCATAATGCGCTCGTACATAGCACCTTGGTTCTCGTAAACCTGCTTAATGATAGGCCATGCCACGGTTTGAATGCGTTCTGTCTTGCGTTCGAAGTTCTCGATGGCAGCCTGAAAAGCACGTTCTTCCAGTTCTTCCTTGCCTGTATTCTCAAATTCGGCTTCGGTGAATGGACATTCCATTGCCAATACTTTGAGGAATTCTTCCTTGCAACCTTCGTAGTCGTTGTTCTCAACGATGCTTACACAGCGGTCCCAGATAATGTTTGAAATATCCATACCAATGCGTTCGCCCATCAAGGCGTGGCGACGTTTCTCGTAAATTACGGTACGTTGCTTGTTCATAACGTCGTCGTATTCCAGCAAACGCTTACGAATACCGAAGTTGTTCTCCTCCACCTTCTTCTGCGCACGCTCGATACTGTTCGAAATCATTGAGCTTTCGATACGTTCGCCTTCCTCGAAACCGAGTCTGTCCATAACCTTTGCGATACGTTCGGAACCGAAAAGACGCATCAGCTTGTCTTCCAACGAAACGTAGAAAACAGAGGAACCAGGGTCGCCCTGACGTCCTGCACGACCACGCAACTGGCGGTCTACACGGCGGCTTTCGTGGCGTTCGGTACCAATAATTGCCAAACCGCCGGCATCTTTCACTTCCTGCGTGAGCTTGATGTCGGTACCACGACCCGCCATATTGGTAGCAATGGTAACGGCACCGAGCCCATTGGTAGAGCGTCCGGCTTCGGCAACAATCTGCGCTTCCTTCAAATGCTGCTTGGCATTCAGCACCTGGTGCGGAATTTTGCGCATGCTGAGCATCTTGCTGAGCAACTCACTGATTTCCACAGAGGTTGTACCGACCAAGCAAGGGCGTCCGCTGTTGCGCATTTCCTCTATCTCATCGATTACGGCAGCATACTTTTCACGAGCCGTTTTATAGACACGGTCTTCCATATCCTTACGTTGGATAGGACGGTTGGTAGGGATTTCGACAACATCGAGCTTGTAGATGTCCCAAAATTCGCCTGCCTCGGTAGAAGCAGTACCCGTCATACCCGCCAACTTGTGGTACATACGGAAGTAGTTCTGCAATGTAATAGTGGCAAAAGTCTGTGTAGCAGCTTCCACCTTTACGTGTTCCTTGGCTTCCACAGCTTGGTGTAATCCATCGCTCCAGCGACGACCTTCCATTATACGACCCGTTTGTTCGTCTACGATTTTCACTTCGCCATCGATTACAACGTATTCATCGTCCTTATTGAACATGGTATAAGCCTTAAGCAACTGCTGCAACGTATGGACACGTTCGCTCTGAACACCATAGTTATTCATCAGGTTATCTTTCCTGTCAAGATAAGTTTGCTCATCTATAGCCTTATCTTCTTTCTCTTTTTCGAGTTGCGAAAGTTCTGTTGTAATATCAGGGAGCACGAAAAGTTTATCGTCGTTTACCTCTTTAGCCAACCACGCCGCCCCCTTATCGGTAAGGTCGCAAGAGTTCATTTTCTCTTCGGTAACGAAGTAAAGCGGCTCTACCGCCTTTGGCATTTCACGGTTGTTGTTTGCCATATAGAACTCTTCCGTCTTCAGCATTCCCGACTTAATACCTTCTTCTGAAAGGAACTTGATGAGTGCTTTGTTTTTTGGCAGAGCCTTATGTGAGCGGTAAAGTGCCAAGAAACCTTCTTCGAGCATTGCCTGACGTTCCTTCTCGTCCTTGCAATTTGCTGCACTCGAAAGTTTGGTGCGTGCTTCTGCAAGTAGTTCGGTAGCCTGCTTGCGCTGAACTTCGAAGAGTTTCTGAACCAATGGCTGGTATTCTTCAAACATCTGATCGTCGCCTTTCGGTACAGGACCACTAATAATAAGAGGTGTACGGGCATCGTCTATCAACACAGAGTCTACCTCATCGACGATGGCATAGTTGTGCTTGCGCTGCACGAGGTCGGCAGGTGATACTGCCATGTTATCACGCAGGTAGTCGAAACCGAACTCGTTGTTTGTACCGAAAGTAATGTCGGCTTGGTAAGCGCGGCGACGTTCTGGAGAATTAGGCTGATGCTTGTCGATGCAATCGACCGACAAACCGTTAAATTCGTACAATGGTCCCATCCATTCAGAGTCGCGTTTGGCAAGGTAATCGTTCACCGTTACCACGTGAACACCATTTCCTGTCAAAGCGTTGAGGAAGACTGGCAAGGTAGCCACGAGGGTCTTACCTTCACCTGTTGCCATTTCGGCAATCTTACCTTGGTGGAGTACCGTACCGCCGAAAAGCTGAACGTCGTAGTGAACCATTTCCCACTTGAGGTCGTTACCGCCTGCTGTCCAGTGGTTGTGGTAGATTGCTTTGTCGCCGTCAATGGTTATGAAATCTTTTCGTGGGTCGGCTGCAAGCTCACGGTCGAAGTCGTTTGCCGTAACAATGGTTTCTTCGTTCTCTGTAAAGCGACGAGCTGTGTCTTTCACGATAGAGAAAGCAATAGGCATAACTTCGTCCAATGCCTTTTCGTAGTTGTCCAATGCTTCCTTTTCGAGTTTGTCTATCTTGTTGAAAATATCCTCGCGCTCGTCGATTGGTGTATCTTCGATTCTCTCACGGAGCTTTGCTATCTCCTCGCGCTGCTGCTTTCCAGCGTCTTGAACATATTGTTGGATTTCCTTGGTTTTAGCACGCAGGTCGTCGTTGCTAAGTTCCTTGATGGCTGGGTAGGCAGCCTTGATTTTATCAACATACGGTTGAATGAGTTTCATATCGCGTGTTGATTTGTCTCCAAAGAGAGACTTCATTAATTTTGTGAAGTTCATTTTAATGTCTGTATTTCAGTGGACGTGCTTGTTTGTCATTCGTTTAATTTGTTACAAGTCCACTATGTGAATATTGTTTTATTTTCTCGCAATTCAATACGCTTATCGAAGCGTGTCTATGAGATAAAACGACTCGGCGCACGTATTAATATTGCAGAATTGACCGAGGGATTCGGCAAATAGTTTGATATTGTTTTTCTGAGATTCTCTAATTGTCGTACATTGTGTACAGCCTTATATCGGTCGGAAAGAGCAAGGCGTGTGGCTGCAGGTTTGTTTTCTTCTTCCTTTGAAATATTCTTGCAGGCTTCGATAACCGACAATATGTCAGTTTCCACACCTTTTATATTAAGATGATTGCAAAACTCTTCTAAAGTAGCATTGTCCATTGCCGCCTTTAGCGCAGACTGATATGTCTGTGCTTCTACGCCTGTTGTTGCCAACACTACGAGCAGTGCGGTGATGTATTTATTCATCATTTTGCCTTGTTTTCTATCGTTGCCGTATAGACATTCTTAATCAACCATTGATGGAAGACACAATTAAATAGCAAGAATAGTGCCACAATTAATATTGGAACAGGAATTTTTTGGAAAAAGCTACCGATAAATCCAATTATGATTGATACTTCCCAAGCCGTCCACCACCAATGTTTCTGCTTGCGTCTGATACTCTTGACAACCGAAGGAATAAGGAATAAAGCCAACGGATTAAACAAGAATATTATCATATTCAGGCTTACAGAAGGGTGGTAAGAGAATATCATAACAAAAAGGAGAAGCCCTATAATGCCTGAAACCGCCATCAGCAGAATGTCCCAACCCCATAAGGCTATTTTCTTTTTATACTCTATGAGCAATATGGAAATAGCAAGAATGGCAAACGCAATTGCAACTTGAAAGGGCGAAATGAAGGTACTTGCCTCTTCTGAACGCTTACTGGGCTGTAAGAGAACCGATGTTTGCTTCACCAAAGGCTGTCCGTTGTGTATTGCACCTTCGATGTATTTGCGCAGGTTATCGGGCAGAAACAGTTTCTGCTCTTCTGTTTTAACGGGCAAATCGGCAGTTACACCTAATAATATATCTTCGCCAAACTGTGTCCAAGCATCGTTTTTATTCCATTCGTGTATCATTTCACGAAACGAAGGTAGTGATTTTGTATTGTCAGAGATAGATTTGGTATTACCGTTTAAATGGTCAAGAAGCATGTGTTGTGTCCTTGTAGTGCAATTGTCGTAAAAGAAATTGTATCTATACACAACATTCTCGGGAAGTAAGTTCCGCTTTAAAGCGAGATAAATTTTATATTTTTCCTCCTTGGTGAGGTTCAAGACCTGTTCAATAATGCCCCTACCCTCGTGTGAATATATGAAAAGCATCTCTTCGGTTGTAGATATGCCAATGCAATAATCAGTCAATCCCAGTACAAAACGAGGAATAAAGTAAGGTTGTTCAAACGAAAATACACCATAATTAATAACAAAGTCGTTACCATTTGCAACATCTTTATAGCGTATAGCGGTGTGTCCGTATTGTGCCCACGCCTCTTTACCAGGTGTACAAGTTAAGAGAGATATTTCAACAGAGTCTGAATAGGTCAATGGCTCTGATTTTGCAGCCAGTGGCAAAACTGATAGCAAAATGCAGACAAGTATATATCGGACGACCTTTTTCATTTGTTTGGCAAAGGTAATGAAAAACAGTGATACCGCAAAGAAACCTTATTAAAAATCAAAATAGTATATAGAAATTCCATGTTATCGTTTTTTTTTAATAACTTTGCACTGTCTATATTTTTTGAAATTACTAACAAATGAAGAAGATACTCACAGCAGTCCTCTGCGTAGCCTTGTCAATTGCGGCAATGGCTCAGAGCGGCACTAATTCTCCATACAGTCAATTTGGATTAGGAACATTGTCTCCGCAGTCTACAAGCTTCAATCGTAGTATGAACGGATTGGCATACGGTTTCCACGAACACAACCAAATAAACTTCCAAAACCCAGCTTCATATTCAGCTTTAGATTCGCTTTCATTTATATTCGATACAGGTGTAAGTTTGCAAATAACCCACTTTGAGGAGAATGGACATAAGAAGAATGCCAACAATGGTAATATAGAGTATATTAACGCCGCCTTTCGGGCTTTTAAGCACGTAGGAGTCAGTTTCGGTTTGATGCCTTATACAAATGTAGGATACAGCTATACAAGCCGCAGCAATGTAAACCCCACCCCCAATCCATCATTGCCAGAGCCTACATATTCTAATACTTTCACAGGAACAGGTGGTGTAAGACAGGTTTATTTCGGTCTCGGTTGGGAACCATTGAAAGGACTTGCAATCGGTGCGAACGTTGCTTACCTTTGGGGAGACTTGGAGCGTACAGTCGTAAACAGTTACAGCGATTCGTATATAAACACACTGTCGAAAACCTATACATACGAAGTTAAGAGCTATAAAGTTGATTTCGGCTTGCAATATACGCAGAAACTTTCCAAAAAGAATGCCATTACCTTGGGCTTGACTTATTTTTTAGGACACAAGCTAAACTCTGACGCAGTGTGCAACATTATATCCAAGAACTCGCAGACTGCTGTGAACGATACAACAAGCTATGCAATAAAAGACGCTTTAAGCCTGCCTCACGTTTTCGGTGTAGGCTTGATGTGGAACCACAACAACCAACTGAAGCTGGGATTAGACTATCAGTTGCAGAAGTGGGCAGATATTAAAATGCCACAGTTCAACGTTGTCAATGATAAAGCAAGCTACGCGCTTGTGGGCGGACAACTTAAAGATATGCAGAAACTGACATTAGGTGGAGAATACTGCAAAGGCGAACGCTACCGCAATTTCTTCAGCCAGTTGCACTACCGTGCAGGTGTAAGCTATTCTACACCATATATAATGATAAACAAACAAGATGGGCCAAAAGAAATATCTGCAAGCATTGGACTGGGCATTCCTATCGTAAATAACTATAATCACAGAAGTTTGCTCAATATCGGTGTAGAATGGACAAACAGAAATGCCACAGGTTTGATAAAAGAAAATATGTTTCGTATCAATGTAGGTCTTACTTTCAACGAACGTTGGTTTGCTAAATTTAAAGTACGGTAATGCAATATTTCATTATACTTAAACTATGAAACAAAGCAAGCTTTTCATCTTTTATGTGATAATTGCTTCATGTATCATATCTTTTTGGGCCTCGTGCGATAAAAAACGTACTAATTCTGCTCCTGCTATTTACGATCGAGACTCTGTTCCGATTATGATAACATATGGTGTAAATACATTGATATCTGATTCTGGGATTATTAAATATCGCATTATAGCAGAAGAATGGGAAGTTAATGAGGTAAAACATCCATCACGTTGGATATTCAATAAAGGGATATTACTAACACAATTTGACCTAAAAAAACATGTACAAGGATTCTTACAATGCGATACTGCCATTTATTATGACAAGGAACGTCGCTGGGAGCTTCATGGACATGTACAAATTGTTACTGCAAAAGATGTAGAATTTTATAGTAATGAATTATTTTGGGATGAGCGAAATCATGAAATATGGTCGCACAAATATTCGCGTATAAAGACTCCAGATAAAGCTTTGGAGGGAGATTGGTTTAAGAGCGATGAACAAATGACTGCTTATGAGATTCGTCAAACTAAAGGTTGGGGGATTTTCAACGATCGAGAATTCGCACCAAATAATAATGGAACGATGACTATGCCATCAGCACCAATTGATACAATAAATCATCAAAGATTACATACAACAATAATAAATCGATAAGAAGACATTGGATATTAGTTTAATAATAGGAATTTTCGTATCTTTGATACTCTCA
Proteins encoded in this region:
- the secA gene encoding preprotein translocase subunit SecA; translated protein: MNFTKLMKSLFGDKSTRDMKLIQPYVDKIKAAYPAIKELSNDDLRAKTKEIQQYVQDAGKQQREEIAKLRERIEDTPIDEREDIFNKIDKLEKEALDNYEKALDEVMPIAFSIVKDTARRFTENEETIVTANDFDRELAADPRKDFITIDGDKAIYHNHWTAGGNDLKWEMVHYDVQLFGGTVLHQGKIAEMATGEGKTLVATLPVFLNALTGNGVHVVTVNDYLAKRDSEWMGPLYEFNGLSVDCIDKHQPNSPERRRAYQADITFGTNNEFGFDYLRDNMAVSPADLVQRKHNYAIVDEVDSVLIDDARTPLIISGPVPKGDDQMFEEYQPLVQKLFEVQRKQATELLAEARTKLSSAANCKDEKERQAMLEEGFLALYRSHKALPKNKALIKFLSEEGIKSGMLKTEEFYMANNNREMPKAVEPLYFVTEEKMNSCDLTDKGAAWLAKEVNDDKLFVLPDITTELSQLEKEKEDKAIDEQTYLDRKDNLMNNYGVQSERVHTLQQLLKAYTMFNKDDEYVVIDGEVKIVDEQTGRIMEGRRWSDGLHQAVEAKEHVKVEAATQTFATITLQNYFRMYHKLAGMTGTASTEAGEFWDIYKLDVVEIPTNRPIQRKDMEDRVYKTAREKYAAVIDEIEEMRNSGRPCLVGTTSVEISELLSKMLSMRKIPHQVLNAKQHLKEAQIVAEAGRSTNGLGAVTIATNMAGRGTDIKLTQEVKDAGGLAIIGTERHESRRVDRQLRGRAGRQGDPGSSVFYVSLEDKLMRLFGSERIAKVMDRLGFEEGERIESSMISNSIERAQKKVEENNFGIRKRLLEYDDVMNKQRTVIYEKRRHALMGERIGMDISNIIWDRCVSIVENNDYEGCKEEFLKVLAMECPFTEAEFENTGKEELEERAFQAAIENFERKTERIQTVAWPIIKQVYENQGAMYERIMVPITDGKRVYNIPCNLKEAYDTEAKSVVRQFEKVILLHLIDDDWKENLRQLDELRHSVQNASYEQKDPLLIFKLESVKLWDNMINDMNNRTASVLMRGQIPEMQPADEIQEAAPEQRSQRYDEKKDDLIDQNQQAAARQDTRETAQQQRRTPYTAEKMPRPNDPCPCGSGKKFKNCHGRNLR
- a CDS encoding DUF4105 domain-containing protein, with the protein product MKKVVRYILVCILLSVLPLAAKSEPLTYSDSVEISLLTCTPGKEAWAQYGHTAIRYKDVANGNDFVINYGVFSFEQPYFIPRFVLGLTDYCIGISTTEEMLFIYSHEGRGIIEQVLNLTKEEKYKIYLALKRNLLPENVVYRYNFFYDNCTTRTQHMLLDHLNGNTKSISDNTKSLPSFREMIHEWNKNDAWTQFGEDILLGVTADLPVKTEEQKLFLPDNLRKYIEGAIHNGQPLVKQTSVLLQPSKRSEEASTFISPFQVAIAFAILAISILLIEYKKKIALWGWDILLMAVSGIIGLLLFVMIFSYHPSVSLNMIIFLFNPLALFLIPSVVKSIRRKQKHWWWTAWEVSIIIGFIGSFFQKIPVPILIVALFLLFNCVFHQWLIKNVYTATIENKAK
- the lptC gene encoding LPS export ABC transporter periplasmic protein LptC is translated as MKQSKLFIFYVIIASCIISFWASCDKKRTNSAPAIYDRDSVPIMITYGVNTLISDSGIIKYRIIAEEWEVNEVKHPSRWIFNKGILLTQFDLKKHVQGFLQCDTAIYYDKERRWELHGHVQIVTAKDVEFYSNELFWDERNHEIWSHKYSRIKTPDKALEGDWFKSDEQMTAYEIRQTKGWGIFNDREFAPNNNGTMTMPSAPIDTINHQRLHTTIINR